In the genome of Spirochaetia bacterium, one region contains:
- the ychF gene encoding redox-regulated ATPase YchF, which produces MGLNCGIVGLPNVGKSTIFSALTSAPAEAANYPFCTIDPNVGMVNVPDPRLDHIVSLIPTAKVIPATFEFVDIAGLVKGASQGEGLGNRFLASIREVGVIAHVVRCFDDPDIIHVNNKIDPADDIDTIDIELALADLDTVEKRYAKITKMARVNKEAQKANEKLLPILERLKECLGEGKLARSLQLDDDELEAVYDMHLITLKPVIYVCNVDEDHVLEDNDYVRAVRKIAEKEGSEVVVICGKIEAEIAEMDSEADRKEFLEALGLEESGLNQLIRSAYHILGMRTFFTAGSDEDRAWTFKAGYKAPQTAGIIHTDFEKGFIKAEVYNCEDLFAYGSELKVREAGKLRLEGKDYLVQDGDIMHFRFNV; this is translated from the coding sequence ATGGGTTTGAACTGTGGCATCGTCGGGCTACCGAATGTTGGTAAATCGACGATTTTTTCTGCATTGACGAGTGCTCCGGCTGAAGCCGCCAATTATCCTTTCTGCACGATTGACCCCAATGTCGGAATGGTCAATGTACCGGATCCCAGGCTTGACCATATCGTATCACTCATTCCCACTGCCAAAGTGATTCCTGCGACCTTTGAATTCGTAGATATAGCAGGATTGGTGAAGGGTGCTTCACAAGGTGAAGGCTTGGGTAACAGATTCTTGGCTTCCATCAGGGAAGTAGGCGTCATTGCACATGTAGTAAGATGCTTTGATGACCCTGATATCATCCATGTCAACAACAAGATTGATCCTGCAGATGATATAGATACGATTGACATTGAACTTGCTTTGGCTGATCTTGATACTGTTGAGAAGAGATATGCAAAAATTACGAAGATGGCCAGAGTCAACAAGGAAGCACAGAAAGCCAATGAAAAACTGTTGCCTATCCTTGAACGGTTGAAGGAATGTCTCGGGGAGGGAAAACTTGCCCGTAGCTTGCAGCTTGATGATGATGAACTTGAAGCTGTCTATGACATGCACCTTATTACCTTGAAGCCTGTCATCTATGTATGCAATGTCGATGAAGACCATGTATTGGAAGACAATGATTATGTCCGGGCTGTGAGAAAGATTGCTGAGAAAGAAGGTTCTGAAGTCGTGGTAATCTGCGGCAAGATTGAAGCAGAGATTGCGGAGATGGACAGCGAAGCTGACAGAAAGGAATTCTTGGAAGCCCTTGGGCTAGAGGAATCCGGTCTCAATCAGCTTATCAGGAGTGCTTACCATATCCTTGGCATGCGGACTTTCTTTACCGCAGGCAGCGACGAAGACAGGGCATGGACTTTCAAGGCTGGCTATAAGGCTCCGCAGACTGCAGGGATCATCCATACTGATTTTGAGAAGGGTTTCATCAAGGCAGAAGTATATAATTGCGAAGACCTCTTTGCTTATGGAAGTGAGCTGAAAGTCAGAGAAGCCGGTAAATTACGGCTTGAAGGCAAGGATTATCTGGTACAGGATGGAGACATCATGCATTTCCGTTTCAATGTATAA
- the hflX gene encoding GTPase HflX — translation MKKDKQDFPTDYRGPAQMIEVQEDVPAAFLAIVLRKEETDHQAEQRGQELLSLVTTMGLKSVGYMFIPIRSANSATLIGSGKVTELFEEASNTGAGIIIFDCDLNPRVQRNLEQATGLCVIDRQEVILQIFANRAQTKEAKLQIELARLEYSLPRLTRAWTNLSRQHGGVKGTKGEGETQLELDRRIVQAKISQIKKELQKVKTQRNSQRKQRMEHQVPNVAIVGYTNSGKSSLLRRLTGADVLVEFKLFATLDTTSKQVNLPDGNRIILTDTVGFVSDLPHQLVESFKSTLEEATYADALLIVCDASHPDMLGCYETTRQVLEELGCKDKPTVTLINKMDAVEDTFSISRLKSMVPDALEVSVKQDKDMTKVLDALEDVCYGNLPLVTYVIPAEKQDLIAYLHRTAKIEDIIYADRTVTLSCRIKPCHEGPVKQFHQQ, via the coding sequence ATGAAAAAAGACAAGCAGGATTTCCCGACAGATTATCGCGGACCTGCACAGATGATTGAGGTTCAGGAAGATGTACCTGCTGCATTTCTGGCAATCGTATTGAGAAAAGAGGAAACAGACCACCAGGCAGAACAAAGAGGACAGGAACTACTGTCCTTGGTAACGACAATGGGACTTAAAAGTGTCGGTTACATGTTCATTCCAATTCGATCAGCCAACAGTGCGACCCTTATAGGCAGCGGCAAGGTAACGGAATTGTTCGAAGAAGCTTCAAATACAGGTGCTGGGATCATCATCTTTGACTGTGATCTGAATCCACGGGTACAAAGGAACCTTGAACAGGCTACGGGACTTTGTGTAATCGACAGGCAGGAGGTCATCCTCCAGATTTTTGCAAACAGGGCACAGACAAAAGAAGCAAAGCTTCAGATTGAGCTGGCCAGGCTGGAATATTCCCTGCCACGTCTGACACGGGCCTGGACGAACCTGTCCCGTCAGCATGGCGGTGTCAAAGGAACAAAAGGTGAAGGTGAAACCCAACTGGAACTTGACCGCAGGATAGTACAGGCAAAGATCAGCCAGATAAAAAAGGAATTGCAAAAAGTCAAGACACAGCGAAACAGCCAGAGAAAGCAACGTATGGAACATCAAGTACCGAACGTCGCTATCGTCGGCTATACCAACAGCGGAAAAAGCTCATTGCTCAGGAGACTGACAGGAGCTGACGTACTGGTTGAGTTCAAGCTGTTTGCCACCTTGGATACCACCAGCAAACAAGTAAACCTTCCTGATGGAAACAGAATCATCCTTACGGATACCGTCGGTTTTGTCAGCGACCTGCCGCATCAATTGGTAGAGTCTTTCAAATCCACATTGGAAGAGGCAACCTATGCCGATGCTTTGCTGATTGTCTGTGACGCATCTCATCCTGACATGTTGGGATGTTACGAAACCACCAGACAGGTACTGGAAGAATTGGGTTGCAAAGACAAGCCGACCGTTACACTGATCAACAAGATGGATGCTGTAGAAGACACGTTTTCCATCAGCCGGCTTAAGTCAATGGTTCCGGATGCACTGGAAGTCAGTGTCAAGCAGGACAAGGACATGACAAAGGTCCTTGATGCATTGGAAGATGTCTGCTATGGAAACCTGCCTTTGGTAACCTACGTCATTCCTGCAGAAAAGCAGGATCTGATTGCCTATCTGCACCGTACGGCAAAGATAGAAGATATCATTTATGCAGACCGAACTGTCACGCTTTCCTGCAGGATCAAGCCATGTCATGAGGGCCCTGTCAAACAGTTCCATCAGCAATGA
- the rlmN gene encoding 23S rRNA (adenine(2503)-C(2))-methyltransferase RlmN: protein MDDTTKLTPPLSLFGLSPEDMVKALGLEKPFQGKQIFNWIVKGTSTFEEMTNLSKAERERLSALMPSTYSSQVIDTQKDETGATKLAIRLFDGKVIECVLLTDEEGHLSACLSSQVGCAMGCKFCRTGTMGLYRNLATEEIIEQFAHLSKLGNITHIVFMGMGEPMANMHAVLAAIRYFHREDTYNLSLRRITISTCGIVSGINELAELGFPIKLAVSLVSAEDTTRSSIMPINDRWGLKQLRQSLIHFQNKGGKKITLEYCMLSGVNCDETAAKALADFTNGLLCVVNLIPWNPAAELPWKTPSTEEINKFCLFLNDFGVYYVRRYTKGRNINGACGQLATHIKENS, encoded by the coding sequence ATGGACGATACTACCAAACTGACCCCGCCATTGTCACTTTTCGGGCTTTCTCCTGAGGACATGGTCAAGGCACTTGGTCTTGAAAAACCCTTTCAGGGCAAACAGATATTCAATTGGATAGTCAAAGGTACCTCTACTTTCGAAGAAATGACAAACCTCAGCAAGGCCGAACGGGAAAGGCTCTCGGCATTGATGCCCAGCACCTACTCTTCCCAAGTCATCGATACCCAAAAGGATGAAACAGGAGCAACGAAACTCGCCATCCGACTTTTTGACGGCAAGGTAATCGAATGTGTCCTTCTCACGGATGAGGAAGGTCATCTTTCAGCCTGTCTATCAAGCCAAGTCGGCTGTGCCATGGGCTGTAAATTTTGTCGGACAGGTACCATGGGACTTTACAGGAACTTGGCAACAGAAGAAATCATCGAACAATTTGCACATTTGTCAAAGCTAGGAAATATCACGCATATCGTTTTCATGGGAATGGGTGAACCTATGGCAAACATGCATGCCGTACTGGCTGCAATCCGATATTTCCATAGGGAAGATACCTATAATCTGAGCTTGAGGAGAATTACCATCAGTACCTGTGGCATAGTAAGCGGTATCAATGAACTGGCAGAACTGGGTTTCCCCATCAAACTTGCTGTTTCCCTGGTCAGTGCAGAAGATACCACGCGCTCATCCATCATGCCGATCAATGACCGTTGGGGCCTTAAGCAACTCCGGCAGTCCTTGATTCATTTCCAAAACAAGGGAGGTAAGAAAATCACCCTTGAGTATTGCATGCTCTCCGGCGTCAACTGTGACGAAACCGCAGCAAAAGCATTGGCAGACTTTACAAACGGATTGCTGTGTGTCGTCAATCTCATTCCATGGAATCCCGCCGCAGAACTTCCATGGAAAACACCATCCACGGAAGAAATCAACAAGTTCTGCCTATTCTTGAATGATTTCGGCGTCTACTATGTAAGAAGATACACAAAAGGTCGAAACATCAACGGAGCTTGTGGTCAATTGGCTACACATATAAAGGAAAACAGCTAA
- a CDS encoding alanine--tRNA ligase: MNTDLTADALRQNFIDFFVSKGHKQISGGSLIPDNDPTVLFTTAGMHPLVPYILGQEHPSGNKLCDYQKCIRTGDIDSVGDPHHLTFFEMLGNWSLGAYFKKEAIAYSFEFLTKVLGIDVNRLSVTVFAGDDEVPRDDEAAEAWMSHGIPKERIFYMPRSDNWWGPAGETGPCGPDSEMFIDTGRPKCGPDCKPGCPCGKYFEIWNDVFMGFKKLADGSYVEMDRKCVDTGMGIERTIAILQGKKNVYETEVFQPIIKGIESISSVKYGESEETDMSIRILADHIRTSVFILGDQKGIGPSNVGQGYILRRLIRRAVRHGKKLGIEGEFLNKLAAIVIDLYKKPYPELTQHTDFIYSELSAEEAKFSTTLSKGEREFEKMLPNLLKGNAKMIPGRLAFKLYDTYGFPIELTSELAKENGLTVDLEGFEKAFGKHQQLSRSGAEQQFKGGLADHKAETTALHTATHLLHQALRQVLGTHVGQKGSNITVDRLRFDFTHPRKMTSEELQQVEDIVNEQIKRDLPVKCETMSLDEAKAQGAIAFFDSKYGEQVSVYSIGDFSKEVCGGPHVTHTGDMGHFKILKEQSSSAGVRRIKAVLEK, from the coding sequence ATGAATACAGACTTAACAGCAGACGCCTTGCGTCAGAACTTTATTGATTTCTTTGTGTCTAAGGGTCACAAGCAGATCAGCGGGGGCTCGCTGATTCCGGACAATGACCCGACTGTCTTGTTTACCACGGCAGGTATGCATCCCTTGGTACCCTACATACTGGGACAGGAACACCCTTCAGGCAACAAGCTGTGTGATTATCAGAAATGTATCAGAACGGGCGATATAGACTCAGTAGGTGATCCGCATCACCTGACTTTCTTTGAAATGCTAGGCAACTGGTCCTTGGGAGCTTATTTCAAGAAGGAAGCAATTGCATACAGTTTTGAATTTTTGACGAAAGTCCTTGGGATCGATGTGAACAGACTTTCGGTTACCGTCTTCGCAGGCGATGATGAAGTCCCACGTGATGACGAAGCTGCAGAAGCATGGATGTCCCATGGTATTCCGAAGGAAAGAATCTTCTATATGCCAAGATCGGACAACTGGTGGGGACCTGCCGGTGAAACCGGTCCCTGTGGTCCTGACAGTGAGATGTTCATAGATACCGGACGTCCGAAATGCGGTCCTGACTGTAAGCCCGGTTGTCCCTGCGGCAAGTACTTTGAAATCTGGAATGATGTGTTCATGGGCTTCAAGAAACTTGCAGATGGCAGTTATGTTGAAATGGACCGCAAGTGCGTCGATACCGGTATGGGCATCGAGAGGACTATCGCCATTCTTCAGGGTAAGAAGAATGTCTATGAAACTGAAGTGTTTCAGCCTATCATAAAAGGCATAGAATCGATTTCTTCAGTCAAGTATGGAGAAAGCGAAGAGACCGATATGTCAATCCGTATCCTTGCAGACCATATCCGTACCAGTGTCTTTATCCTTGGTGACCAGAAGGGAATCGGCCCTTCCAATGTCGGACAGGGCTATATCCTGCGCCGTTTGATCAGGCGTGCAGTACGTCATGGCAAGAAACTTGGCATTGAGGGAGAGTTTTTGAACAAGCTCGCTGCCATTGTCATTGATCTTTACAAGAAACCATATCCCGAACTGACCCAGCATACGGATTTTATCTATTCGGAACTTTCAGCTGAAGAAGCAAAATTCAGTACGACCCTTTCGAAGGGAGAGCGGGAATTCGAAAAGATGCTTCCGAACCTTCTGAAGGGCAATGCCAAGATGATTCCCGGACGGTTGGCGTTCAAGCTATACGATACCTATGGTTTCCCAATTGAACTCACCAGTGAGTTGGCAAAGGAAAATGGACTTACTGTTGATTTGGAAGGTTTCGAGAAGGCTTTTGGAAAGCATCAGCAGCTGAGCCGGAGCGGAGCAGAGCAGCAGTTCAAAGGTGGTCTTGCAGACCATAAGGCTGAGACGACAGCCCTCCATACGGCTACTCACCTGCTTCATCAGGCATTGCGGCAGGTCCTTGGCACTCATGTCGGGCAGAAAGGTTCCAACATAACCGTTGATCGTCTCCGTTTCGATTTTACTCATCCGAGGAAGATGACTTCCGAAGAGCTCCAGCAGGTCGAGGATATCGTCAATGAACAGATCAAGCGTGATTTGCCGGTCAAGTGTGAGACGATGAGTCTTGATGAGGCAAAAGCCCAAGGGGCAATTGCATTCTTTGACAGCAAATATGGCGAACAGGTTTCGGTCTATTCCATCGGAGATTTCTCCAAGGAAGTCTGTGGTGGCCCTCATGTTACCCATACCGGTGATATGGGACATTTCAAGATACTGAAGGAGCAATCTTCCAGTGCCGGAGTCCGCAGGATCAAGGCAGTATTGGAAAAATAA
- a CDS encoding DNA-protecting protein DprA, whose protein sequence is MADERKIQALNYEILMEACGRKEDVAGHAYDVLAGYCDLSKPIVQEFPFISEVLNVEIPEVQKAYDHCCACFEKLPQDAIVLDKDDVLWPSQVNDFPYCPRFLYVQGRTELLAQTSLAVVGTFAPSPWGKEYAEKTADALNKEGVLVASGLALGIDGYAQARCIRDFAPTLAVIATSLGQYYPPEHEKIQRFIAEEGGVVVTRFAPSAPTEKWHLLFRNRLMSALTVGSVIVEDREAGNGVRQAKFALGYGRKLYLYIHLVNDGNFQWPKVYAKEDGVVVIKTPQELARLISGRKITRKKKGSAAERDVQLSLFDDT, encoded by the coding sequence ATGGCAGACGAAAGGAAAATACAGGCTCTGAACTATGAGATTCTGATGGAAGCCTGTGGCAGAAAAGAAGATGTTGCAGGACATGCTTATGATGTCCTTGCTGGTTATTGTGACTTGTCAAAACCTATTGTACAAGAATTTCCATTCATCTCTGAAGTGCTCAATGTTGAGATTCCTGAAGTACAGAAAGCATATGACCATTGCTGTGCCTGTTTTGAAAAATTGCCACAGGATGCCATTGTCCTGGACAAGGATGATGTCCTGTGGCCATCACAGGTCAATGATTTTCCCTATTGCCCACGCTTCCTGTATGTGCAAGGAAGGACTGAACTGCTTGCACAGACAAGCCTTGCGGTAGTGGGAACCTTTGCACCATCACCTTGGGGCAAGGAATATGCAGAAAAAACAGCCGATGCATTGAATAAAGAAGGCGTCCTTGTTGCCAGTGGACTTGCCCTTGGCATTGATGGCTATGCCCAGGCCAGATGCATCAGGGATTTTGCTCCTACCTTGGCTGTCATCGCTACCTCGCTCGGGCAATACTATCCTCCTGAACATGAGAAGATCCAGCGTTTCATTGCAGAGGAAGGAGGCGTTGTCGTTACCCGTTTTGCTCCCTCTGCACCGACAGAGAAATGGCATCTGTTGTTCCGTAACCGCTTGATGAGTGCACTGACAGTCGGCTCGGTCATCGTCGAAGACCGGGAAGCGGGAAACGGGGTACGGCAAGCCAAGTTTGCACTTGGATATGGCAGAAAGCTATATCTGTATATCCATTTGGTCAATGACGGGAATTTCCAATGGCCCAAAGTCTATGCAAAGGAGGACGGTGTCGTGGTCATAAAGACACCTCAGGAACTGGCTCGGTTGATATCCGGGAGAAAGATTACCCGGAAAAAGAAAGGCAGTGCTGCAGAACGGGATGTACAGCTTTCCCTCTTTGATGACACGTAG
- a CDS encoding AIPR family protein, whose translation MRFGKLLVNCSARISTDTDNNKKILSLPQPKIVNGCQTVNSIKSAVSEVPASQRSVFDRSYVLLKVLVIPQSSDNEENDIFYRNVVKYTNRQTAVPDKAFTVSQFDSFRKLQEGFKKRGLFLCVKMSDKEKFRSMGREDKLNYFHNFEEYRKLFPETISENPCAQHDFAALRFDLEKVLQVFIAFFNDPAVAIQEKSHLLKQKTDLFKDYVVKLQDHISYDDLILLTLLFNYADKNKKIIIHDQSVLISPFYIISFLGRIIRKNAYDEDFQQKTENISKILTNCFRSTESWMEVYKGIRTLCQSYMNICCQHNRWDYNTMIKHPLEKNDYQLAYDNWSITVTSEEKYLKLPENSTV comes from the coding sequence TTGAGATTTGGGAAACTATTAGTTAATTGTAGTGCTCGAATTTCTACCGACACTGATAATAATAAAAAAATTCTTTCACTTCCTCAGCCAAAGATTGTAAATGGATGTCAAACCGTTAATTCAATAAAATCCGCAGTAAGCGAAGTACCGGCATCACAGCGTTCGGTTTTTGATCGTAGTTATGTTTTACTTAAAGTTTTAGTTATTCCACAATCGTCAGATAACGAAGAGAATGATATATTCTATAGAAATGTGGTCAAATATACTAATAGACAAACTGCTGTTCCTGATAAAGCTTTTACTGTTTCCCAATTTGATAGTTTTCGTAAGCTGCAAGAAGGTTTTAAAAAGAGAGGTTTGTTTCTTTGTGTCAAGATGAGTGATAAGGAAAAATTTCGGTCTATGGGAAGGGAAGATAAACTTAACTATTTTCATAATTTTGAAGAATATAGAAAACTTTTTCCAGAAACCATTTCTGAGAATCCTTGTGCTCAGCATGACTTTGCCGCGCTTAGATTTGATTTGGAAAAAGTTTTGCAAGTTTTTATTGCTTTTTTTAATGATCCTGCTGTTGCCATTCAAGAAAAGAGTCACTTGCTGAAGCAAAAAACTGATTTATTTAAAGATTATGTTGTGAAATTGCAAGATCATATCTCATATGATGATTTAATATTGCTAACTTTATTATTTAACTATGCAGATAAAAATAAGAAAATTATAATACATGATCAATCAGTGCTTATATCTCCTTTTTATATAATTTCTTTTTTAGGGAGAATTATTAGAAAGAATGCATACGATGAGGATTTCCAACAAAAGACTGAGAATATATCTAAAATTCTGACAAATTGTTTTCGGTCTACTGAATCTTGGATGGAAGTTTATAAGGGTATAAGGACTTTGTGTCAATCATATATGAATATATGCTGTCAACATAACAGATGGGATTATAATACTATGATTAAACATCCTCTTGAAAAAAATGATTATCAACTGGCATATGATAACTGGAGTATCACTGTTACTTCAGAAGAAAAATACCTGAAACTTCCTGAAAATAGTACTGTATAA
- a CDS encoding transposase: MAVPEAVRKVERPKNTIVVANRGNGICKYSVIQRIGCRRVDGRNIPVNGATVGHIIGGRFVPERTAVSARAIDLKDFAEIELMDRLSSGLLAELDAVFSAADARRIYVLAMLRVAYGGMPYYKACLKYELSWVSILFPSLPMGKNSICSFLQDLGKSCALIATFMRTRAGRIAAEEHIAIDGTLKTDSSTVNSLSHYSRKARTKGTKDISVLFAYDIDTDEPVCSKVFPGNIVDGRAYEAFLRETGIRQGILMGDKGFPKGQAEEVFRENPGLSWLNPIKRSDRRIGNNRMYDYEGVLADRDHDVLYKKAKARGCYLYSFYDRKRAAKEERDYFARIKGRDGYDARAMEEKGRKFGTVVFESDLDVCPGLVYRLYDRRWLIEECFRYYKVATEFDDTKVHSDYSVIGSEFINFISSVMTMRLVREFDDTGLSRKMSYSEIMGELKSAKKARITDGGDWLFVRFTAHTEETLRILGILPRDVSPEPKKRGRPRKPVDPDRPKRRPGRPRKNPLPVQ, translated from the coding sequence ATGGCTGTACCGGAAGCTGTCAGAAAGGTCGAGAGACCGAAGAATACAATCGTCGTCGCGAACAGGGGCAACGGGATATGCAAGTACTCCGTCATCCAGAGGATCGGATGCAGGAGGGTGGACGGGCGGAACATCCCCGTCAACGGGGCGACCGTCGGCCACATCATCGGCGGCAGATTCGTCCCCGAAAGGACGGCTGTCTCAGCAAGGGCGATAGACCTGAAGGACTTTGCCGAGATCGAGCTCATGGACCGGCTGTCATCCGGCCTGCTGGCGGAGCTGGATGCCGTCTTCAGTGCGGCAGACGCGAGGAGGATCTATGTGCTGGCGATGCTTCGCGTCGCCTATGGGGGCATGCCCTACTACAAGGCCTGCCTGAAGTACGAGCTGAGCTGGGTGAGCATCCTGTTCCCGTCCCTGCCCATGGGCAAGAACAGCATCTGCAGCTTCCTGCAGGACCTGGGCAAGTCCTGTGCCCTCATAGCCACCTTCATGAGGACAAGGGCCGGGCGGATAGCGGCGGAAGAGCACATAGCCATAGACGGCACGCTGAAGACCGACAGCAGCACAGTGAACTCACTTTCGCATTATTCACGGAAAGCCAGGACAAAAGGCACGAAGGACATATCCGTCCTGTTCGCCTACGACATAGACACCGACGAGCCGGTATGCTCGAAGGTCTTCCCCGGCAACATCGTGGACGGACGTGCCTATGAGGCATTCCTGCGGGAAACAGGCATACGGCAGGGCATCCTCATGGGTGACAAGGGGTTCCCGAAGGGCCAGGCCGAAGAAGTGTTCAGGGAAAATCCCGGCCTCAGCTGGCTGAACCCGATAAAGAGGAGCGACAGGAGGATCGGGAACAACAGGATGTACGACTATGAGGGCGTGCTGGCAGACAGGGACCATGATGTCCTGTACAAGAAGGCAAAGGCCAGGGGCTGCTACCTTTATTCCTTCTATGACAGGAAGAGGGCGGCGAAGGAGGAAAGGGACTACTTTGCAAGGATAAAGGGCAGGGACGGCTACGACGCCCGGGCCATGGAGGAGAAAGGCAGGAAGTTCGGCACGGTGGTCTTCGAGTCTGACCTGGACGTCTGTCCTGGCCTTGTCTACAGGCTGTATGACCGGAGGTGGCTCATAGAGGAATGCTTCCGCTACTACAAGGTGGCGACGGAGTTCGACGACACCAAGGTCCATTCGGACTATTCGGTCATAGGGAGTGAATTCATCAACTTCATCTCCTCGGTGATGACCATGAGGTTGGTCAGGGAGTTTGATGATACGGGACTGTCACGGAAGATGAGCTATTCGGAGATAATGGGCGAGCTCAAGTCCGCCAAGAAGGCCAGGATCACCGACGGCGGGGACTGGCTGTTCGTCCGTTTCACTGCCCACACGGAAGAAACCCTCAGGATATTGGGCATCCTACCCCGGGACGTTTCTCCGGAACCCAAGAAAAGAGGAAGGCCCAGGAAGCCCGTCGATCCAGACAGGCCGAAGAGACGTCCGGGGAGACCGAGGAAGAACCCGTTGCCAGTCCAATAG
- a CDS encoding AIPR family protein gives MIDYNPGLFNKQIGTDIHDIQEEYGEIDSKLSRTSYAFNYWILINLLHKDISECKDLIEEYNDKGVDCFGYFKEDKELFLIQSKYYGENTSISREDVSYFLNSPLEALQTGTYSRSKELQKIFTDIKNDSDAVVHLFFCCTTEKKLPESTLKMFDSFNRNRFVDEGCTYKAEFLDLKKLYDGYYERSYTESQAFTFKLKTYMGKGYAAINEEYKLDLPYEAYYIITPVLEIFRLLEEAEAKQYPIFDKNIREYLGESGINGEIIKTLRDEKRRKFFLYYNNGITVN, from the coding sequence ATGATTGATTATAATCCAGGATTATTTAATAAACAAATTGGAACTGATATTCATGATATTCAGGAAGAATATGGTGAGATTGATTCGAAGCTTTCAAGGACATCATATGCGTTTAATTATTGGATATTGATAAACTTACTTCATAAGGATATTTCTGAATGTAAAGATCTTATCGAGGAATACAACGATAAGGGTGTTGATTGTTTTGGCTATTTTAAAGAAGACAAAGAGTTGTTTCTTATTCAAAGTAAGTACTATGGGGAAAATACTTCAATTTCGCGTGAAGATGTAAGTTATTTTTTGAATAGTCCGCTAGAAGCGTTACAGACTGGCACTTATTCGCGTTCGAAAGAATTGCAAAAAATATTTACCGATATAAAAAATGATAGCGATGCGGTTGTACATTTATTTTTTTGTTGCACAACTGAAAAAAAACTACCTGAGAGTACATTGAAAATGTTTGATTCTTTCAATAGAAATCGATTTGTGGATGAGGGATGTACTTATAAAGCTGAGTTTTTGGATTTGAAGAAATTATATGATGGATATTATGAACGTAGTTATACAGAGTCCCAAGCATTTACTTTTAAGTTGAAAACTTATATGGGAAAAGGCTATGCAGCAATAAATGAAGAATATAAATTAGATTTACCATATGAAGCCTATTATATTATTACACCTGTACTTGAGATTTTTAGATTATTAGAGGAGGCAGAAGCAAAACAATATCCAATCTTTGATAAGAACATTAGAGAATATTTAGGTGAAAGCGGGATTAATGGTGAAATTATTAAAACGTTAAGAGATGAGAAAAGAAGAAAATTTTTTCTTTATTATAATAATGGAATTACTGTTAATTAA